The DNA segment AAATTTCATTCCTATCCTTCAAGGACTGGTACTCTGTTTCAAGCTTCAAAATTTTTTCATTGAGTTCCTGAATTCTTTTATGAATACGTTTTTTATCATTATCTGCAGAGTTTAAATCATCCTTTAGACCATCTAATGATTCTAAACGACCCTCCAGTTTCAATTTTTTCCCGTTGTATTCATCCATGAGGATCTTCATGTTCTTCCATGCTTTTTCAAGGGATTCTATTCCAAGGAGTTTTCCGATCATCTGTTTTTTTTCAGATGGTGATTTTTCAATCAGATCAGCTATTTCACCCTGCCGAACATAGACTGCATTGAGAAAAAGGTCTCCATCCATTTCAAGGAGTCTTTTAACTTCTTCTGTAACTGCTTTTTCCCCTGATGCCAGGGGCATGAAACTTTCCCCATCCATTATGCCCAATTTAGCCTGTGCCCCAGATTTTTTGTTTCTGTCCCTTTTTATACGGTACTTCCTTCCATTCACAAGGAACGTTAATGTGACGCTCATCTTCTCTGTGTTGTTCCTTATGAGCTGTTCCATTTTTTTTCCTGAGTGCTGTTTGAACAGTGCAAAGCTCACTGCTTCAAGTATGCTGGACTTTCCAGCACCATTCTCACCCATCACTATGGATATTCCTGTGCTGAGATCCACACTGGTGTTTCTGTGGGATTTGAAGTTTTCCATCCTTACGTTCTCAATTATCATAAAATCCCTCGTAGAATTCTTCTGCCATCTCTTCAGCACGTTTCATATCACCTTCAGACATTTCTTTCATGAGGTTCACTGCAAATTCAGATATTTTTTCGTCCTGAAAATCTTTAAGACGTTCTGCAAGCATCTTTTTAATATCAAGGGCATCCTTTCCCATTTCAAGGAGAGTTCCATCACCTGAAAGTATGTCTGGCCTGTAATTAGGCCTTAATGATAGGCAGATATCTGAAAAGGTGTTGTTGAGTTTTTCATAGAGTTCTGACCGGCTGAAGTTTCCCCCCTCCACTGTTAACTGGAGTAGCGGTTTTTTCTGGAGAGTGGTTATGTGTTCTGTTATCTTGGATATTTTCTCTTCAAGCTCATGGAACCTTATGCTTTCCTTGATAAATTCCCTTGGAAGTTCAAGGTCTATTCTCTCAATTTCTGGAATGTCTCCACCCATATCAACAAGGTAAAAACCTTTACCATTCTTTTTGTAGCCTTCAACCTCATTTGAACGCCATATTTCAGTGGAACCCGGATACACGAGTTTTCCCTCTCCAAAGTCGTCGATGATCCTTTCATGTATATGGCCAAATGCACAGTAATTGAAACTTTTGGGCACATCACCAATTTTTATTTCATATTCGTAGGGTATGTAACGGTCAATACCCTGATGAAGTACAAGTATTCGTTTTTTATGTCCAAGAGATGCCCTTTCAATATCTTGAAGTCTTTCTTTCAGATTTTTAGAAGTGTAACGGGATGCGTAGGGCGTTCCGCCAATAAAAATATCCCCTTCCATATAAAATGGCTTTTTTGGACTTATGAGTTTCAAACCAAAGTCCCTGTATAAAACCTGGGGAGGTATGGCATTTTTTCGCATGACGATGTCATGGTTTCCTGCTATTGCATAGAATGGAATTTTTTCATCCTTGAATCGGATAACTGCATTTTGAACAGTTAGAAGAGCCTTTGTTGGGGGTCTGGAGTACTCAAAGAGGTCGCCGGAATGTACTGCAAAGTCCGGTCTTTCCCTTATCACCTCATCAACTGCCTGGTTGAAAACCTCAAAAAAGTCGTTTTCCCTCTCTAAAAGTCCGTACTGTCTGTATCCCAGGTGTGTGTCGGACATGTGAACGAACTGCATCAGTAATCTCCCCCAAGATCCTCATACTCTCGTTTCTGTTCTTCAAGAGTCTTTTTATCGTCTTCAATGGATTTGGACCATTCCTCAACTATGTTCAAGTCCCCTCCAGATACTTTGCCCTGAAATTCATCTACCTTGACGAGTGTGGGTATTTTGGTCATTAAACCAAGTACTATGGCTTCACCTATGTTCAGTGATGGAAGTTGAGCAATTAAATCATCACTCAGGCTTTCACTTGCCCTTTGAACATGGTTCTGGTCTGTTGGTTCCACAAGGCGGAGAATTATCATGTTGTTGGCCTGTGAAAGTGCATCTGAATCCAGTGATTTTGGACTCTGACTTACCAGGCACAGTCCCACACCAAATTTACGTCCTTCCCTTGCTATTCTGCTTATCCATAGTTTTGATTCTGTGCTTCTATTCTGTGGGGCGAGTATGTGTGCCTCTTCAAGTATGGAGAAGATTGGGAAAGCTATACCATTTCTGGTTCGCAAATATTCTTTCCTGCTTTTCAGAACGTTCCTCAGAACGTGGCTTACAATAACATCTGATGCAAACTCATCAACGGATCCCAGGTCTATTATGTTTGCCTTGCCCAGTTCCATGTTGTCTGTCACATCCCTGGCTTCAAGGCTCAGTATGTTACCGTACTTGTCCCTCATGTGCTGTAGCTTGTTTAAAACATCTGTTATGGACTTTCTATCAGCAGCATTGGTTGAGTTTCCAGATTTACCCTCTGAAGAATCAGCTTCTGCCTCTAAAATCCATGATTCAAGCTGGTTTTCTATTAAAGCTAAAAAATCATTTCCAGTTGTCAGGCCCTTTGCAAGGGTTTTCTGTGCACCCCTGTAAGCTTTTCTGAAGTACCTCTCCTGAACGTAGGCATTTGAAGGAATGTTTGAGAGTTTCTTTAGCTCCGCAAATGAGAGGTAGAGTGGGTTTATCTGGGGTTTTATCAGGTTAACCTTGTCCTTACCAAACTCCGTGTTAACATACTCTGAATGCATGTCGAAAATCAGAACACTTCCATTTACCCCTAAAAGTCCATCAACAATAACTGATACTGTGTTAGATTTTCCTGCACCTGTCATTGCAAGTACTGCCAGGTGTCGTGTTACCATCTTGTTTATGTCCACCTCAACTTCAACTTCTTCCTGTGTTATGAGGTTTCCAAGTTTTAAACCTGAATTTTCAACGTGAAATATTTTCTTTAAAACTTGTGGGTCTGCAACTTCAACTGCGGTACCTGGAGGTGCAGGAGTTCTTGGAATTTTAAGGTCATTTATATCTCCAAGTATCTTTACAGAGCCTTTTATGTAGTGGTCGTCTCCCTCTATTTCTTTTATCCTTTCGATGGTTTTTGGGTCGTATATATCGCCGTTTATTGATACACTTCCTCTTACAAGGGCTTCTATCATTCCCAGAACTTTTTTTCCATCGTATTCAAGTGAAACGTATTCCCCTACTCTGGGCATTTCCTTGGAGATGAAGCTCACCTGAGTTGGTGATGTTTCTCCAACACATCTCCCAATAACTTCATTCATAACATCTCTCTCCCACTCTTTTCTAAAAATCCAATAATATTTGAAAGTCTTTCAAGGTCAGATTTGCTGATAACAACATCATTGTGGGCCTTTTTAAGAAGGTAAGGATATCCCTCAGCACTCCCTCCCTTCAAACCTTCGAGAATCTTGATTATTTCTTCTTCAGATGCTCTGTAGGGCAATTCAAATTTCAGGACATTTTTGAAGTCTTCAAGCCGTGCATAGAAGACTGTGAAGTTTAAACTTTTAAAGAATTCATCCATGATGGGAAAATCACCCTTAACAGCCTTTTCAGGGCTCTGATAAAATGGCTGCACATCCAGATAACATGGATCTGTGTATCCCTGTTTTTTGCAGAATTCTTCAAATATGGCAATATCAGGTATGTTTGATTTGAAATAATCTGTAGCTATGGATGTTTTTGATATTGCAACGATATTTTTCGTTTCTTTAAGAAGTTTACCTATGCTCATCAGTCTTTCAATGTTTTCTAGGTAGATCATGGCCTCGATCTTGATAGCTGGAAAATTCTTTTCAACAGATTCAAAAAGATCATATGATTCTATTTTAATTTCATCCATATTTCTAAAGCTTTCTTCAAGTATTGGGACATAAAGGCCCCTTATTTCATCTTTTTGTTTTGTTTTGAGTTTATTTTCGACTGGAGACGACTTTAATAGGTTTCCCCTGATTGAACCATCAAAAAGTGTTATATCAACATCGTATTCTCTAAAAGCCTTTAAGCTACTTTTAAATTCAAAAATTCCCATGTAATTACCTAAAATACCCTCAATAGGATATTTGTAGGGAGGAATTACGTTTACATCAGAAACTCCGACTCTTTCAAGTCCATTTTTGTTAAATATCAAACACTCTGCATCAACTGCATATAAAAAAAATCCCATGAATCTCTTTTTATTGTAGCTACCATCACCTGCAGATACTGTGATTTCAGATTTTCCATCTTTAAAGGGATGATCCCTCCATAGGTTATGTGGATCTATTTTTATAGAATCCATATCTCTTTTTAAGGTGTTGCTTATACCATCTTTCTTTTCAAGAGCTTTTTCATAGAGCGAATCAAGCATGTAATCCTTCCAATTATTTTAACCATTAATTTGGAATTTTTAAGTCGAATTGAATGTTTTAAGGCAATTATTCAGAATATCATTTCTTACATCACTATATTAAACTACTCCATTTAAAAAAATATCCCCTTTAAAATCATCTTAATGGAAAAATCCATTAGATGACTCATTGAATCTTAAATGAGGTTTTTAAAGGCATACTATCCCCATATGGATTATACTTGTAAATTGTGTTGTTTCCCTGAAATTTATATAATGTAAAACACAATCTAAAACATATGATCCACATAACTAAAAAGGAAAACATGGTCTTGAACAAGGTAAAATATTTTCAGTCCGAATATGAAGAAGGTGTTCCTTATAATATCCTTAAGTTAGACCTTGAATTATCTGAAATGGAACTTAAAGACATTTTAAAGATTTTAGAGGATAAAAAAGTAATATCTCGTCCTAACAACCACATAAAGATGTGTGCAGTTGATGAGATAAATGTACTTGAGTCCAAGGCAGAGGTTAAAAGGGAAGAGTTGGATGAAATGGAGGAGAAGGCCTTCAAGATAATCACTGAACTTGCAGGGAAAAATGGGTATGTTTCAAGGCATTCACTTGAAGGTCACATGCTCTACGGTGAACTAAAACTCAACACCTTGAAGACCTACAACCTCATCATCTCCCTTGAGAACAAGGGACTTATTAAAAGGGTTCAGCTTTCTGATGGGGAATACTACTCCTTGAATTGAAGCTAAAACAAATGAAATAATTCATTATCTAAAAGATAATTTCCATCCCATGATGAATTTAATCTGTTTCCATTGAATTTTTCAGGTCCATGAGTATGGATTGAATTCAGAGGGAGGGATGTACATGACCTCTGCGTATCCTCGTTTTAGGAGTTCTTGGTTGATATTTATGTTGCCTGCGTAAACTACTGCAAGAACCCTACCGTACTTGTCGTGTTGTTTTTCATCATCTATGTTCAGGTAAACAGTTTTTCCAAGACACATACTCTTCACGTAGTCCTTTGCTTCCTGATATCCTGATTCTCCACGCTCTGGAGTGTTGACTCCGACGAAACGTATTCTCCCAACACCCTCAACATCCAGTGTATCACCATCAACAACATATGGACAGTAGCCGCTGACTTCATAATGTTCAGAAGTTTTAAGA comes from the Methanobacterium aggregans genome and includes:
- a CDS encoding metallophosphoesterase family protein — protein: MQFVHMSDTHLGYRQYGLLERENDFFEVFNQAVDEVIRERPDFAVHSGDLFEYSRPPTKALLTVQNAVIRFKDEKIPFYAIAGNHDIVMRKNAIPPQVLYRDFGLKLISPKKPFYMEGDIFIGGTPYASRYTSKNLKERLQDIERASLGHKKRILVLHQGIDRYIPYEYEIKIGDVPKSFNYCAFGHIHERIIDDFGEGKLVYPGSTEIWRSNEVEGYKKNGKGFYLVDMGGDIPEIERIDLELPREFIKESIRFHELEEKISKITEHITTLQKKPLLQLTVEGGNFSRSELYEKLNNTFSDICLSLRPNYRPDILSGDGTLLEMGKDALDIKKMLAERLKDFQDEKISEFAVNLMKEMSEGDMKRAEEMAEEFYEGFYDN
- a CDS encoding helicase HerA domain-containing protein; the encoded protein is MNEVIGRCVGETSPTQVSFISKEMPRVGEYVSLEYDGKKVLGMIEALVRGSVSINGDIYDPKTIERIKEIEGDDHYIKGSVKILGDINDLKIPRTPAPPGTAVEVADPQVLKKIFHVENSGLKLGNLITQEEVEVEVDINKMVTRHLAVLAMTGAGKSNTVSVIVDGLLGVNGSVLIFDMHSEYVNTEFGKDKVNLIKPQINPLYLSFAELKKLSNIPSNAYVQERYFRKAYRGAQKTLAKGLTTGNDFLALIENQLESWILEAEADSSEGKSGNSTNAADRKSITDVLNKLQHMRDKYGNILSLEARDVTDNMELGKANIIDLGSVDEFASDVIVSHVLRNVLKSRKEYLRTRNGIAFPIFSILEEAHILAPQNRSTESKLWISRIAREGRKFGVGLCLVSQSPKSLDSDALSQANNMIILRLVEPTDQNHVQRASESLSDDLIAQLPSLNIGEAIVLGLMTKIPTLVKVDEFQGKVSGGDLNIVEEWSKSIEDDKKTLEEQKREYEDLGGDY
- a CDS encoding DNA double-strand break repair nuclease NurA, with amino-acid sequence MLDSLYEKALEKKDGISNTLKRDMDSIKIDPHNLWRDHPFKDGKSEITVSAGDGSYNKKRFMGFFLYAVDAECLIFNKNGLERVGVSDVNVIPPYKYPIEGILGNYMGIFEFKSSLKAFREYDVDITLFDGSIRGNLLKSSPVENKLKTKQKDEIRGLYVPILEESFRNMDEIKIESYDLFESVEKNFPAIKIEAMIYLENIERLMSIGKLLKETKNIVAISKTSIATDYFKSNIPDIAIFEEFCKKQGYTDPCYLDVQPFYQSPEKAVKGDFPIMDEFFKSLNFTVFYARLEDFKNVLKFELPYRASEEEIIKILEGLKGGSAEGYPYLLKKAHNDVVISKSDLERLSNIIGFLEKSGREML
- a CDS encoding thermonuclease family protein, whose product is MENDSAIQNSSSNTLKTSEHYEVSGYCPYVVDGDTLDVEGVGRIRFVGVNTPERGESGYQEAKDYVKSMCLGKTVYLNIDDEKQHDKYGRVLAVVYAGNININQELLKRGYAEVMYIPPSEFNPYSWT